Within the Pseudorasbora parva isolate DD20220531a chromosome 20, ASM2467924v1, whole genome shotgun sequence genome, the region TTTGATGCTGTAAAGAGTTCACCAgtaaataaaagcctaaattaaatctgtcatataaagcgatcgagtctcttcagaaaatttgggcTAAACCGCTGGTTTATTAAGGATCATGATATCTCTTTATGATCTTTTTGATGCATTAAATTGGttgttgcgtagctgtcaatggaagGACAGACATCTTTGATTTCattcaatttaaatattttcatttgtgttttgaagatgaataaaaatgtcTCATGGGTTTAgagcgacatgagggtgagtaaatgacaattttcatttttggttgaactttccctttaagaaTCAGAAACAGTAAAGAAACTTTGTGTACAAAACACTTTGCATTACTTTGTGATGGTGAAAGTGTGGACAGTGTTATTGCTACAGCTCTTCCAGACAATAATCTGGAGTTAGTTTATCCAatatgcatttttaaatgtcCAAGTTGGACAaccattgttgttgttttttgagtgTTTTAAATCCCACATTGATTCTGTTCTTAGGCATTTTACTGtgcaataaacattttatttatttgtttgttgaaATGACTTGACCATCATGATTCAGCCATCACAATGACTATGACAACAAGCCTTCTGGATTGAAGAACTCAACTGTTATCAACTTAAATTTTATGTAAAGTACGAATCTATAAAGTATTTCCATGTGCAGTTTCAAATATGGGTTGCATAAACAAGCATGGTTTGGAAAACAAAACATTACCTTTTTAAAGCAATGATCAACTGACATGAAATTAACTAGTCATTTTAAATGTTCAGATTCGCATTTTCAGTCAAGGGCTTTTGGGTTCATGTTTTACACGGCCACGAGTTTGGTCGTAGGTCCTTCTGCGATTGCCTCGCTCACTCAGGTGAATTCTCTCATGCTTCTTCAGAGGCCCAGCAAACTTGAAGCTCCTCCCGCAATGAGAGCACTGCCACGGCCGCTCACCTGTATGGCTGAGCATGTGGTTCTTTAGGTGAGACGAGTGCTTGTAAGTCTTTCCACATCTTTCACAGGTGAACGGCCGCTCGCCCGTGTGCACGCGTTCGTGTCTCTTCATGTTCCCGATCTGAGAAAAGGCTTTTCCGCAAATCTTGCAGCGGAAAGGACGTTCTCCGGTGTGTATGCGCAGGTGGCACCTCAGCATCTCTGGTCCCGCAAACGTCTTGTGACAAAGGGTACACGGGATCTTGACCCGTGGCCTCTCGTGGTTGCGCTGGTGCTTCTTCAAGTCGAACATGTAGACGAAGGACTTGCCGCAGATGGAGCACAAGTACTGGCGCTCACCTGCATGGTAACCTTTGTGTCTTCTGAGGAGGCTGGCATAGATGAAACTCTTCCCGCATTGGTTACACTGGTATGAGCGCTCCATGGAATGGTAGCGGACGTGGATGGACAGCTTAAATGCCGTCGGGAAGCTCTTGTCACAGTGAGGACACTGGTGCAGGTTCTCTGAGGTGTGGCATTCACGGTGAATCTTCAAGTATGAGCCCTGGGAGAAGCTCTTTCCACAGATGGTACACTTGTATGGTTTTTCACCAGTGTGCACACGGATGTGCTTGATGAGGTCCGCTTTTTTGCGGAAGGTCTTGACACACTGCAAGCATTTGAAAGGTCTGGTGAGCGAGTGTGTTTTAATGTGATTGGTCAGGAAGCTGAGGCACCTAAAGCTTTTGCCACAGTCTGAACACTGGAATGGCCGCTCGccagtgtgtgtgcgcatgtgatTCCTCAGCAAGCACTCGAAACGAAACTCTTTGTGACACTCGGAACACGCGTGCCTTTTCTCTTCCTGTGTTGTCTGGGAATCAGAAGAAGCGGCCACTGCCTTTTTAGAAAGAGCAGCTCGAGGTGGACTGCTCTTTCTGTGAATGATGGACTTTACAGATGGTGGTCTTTCTATGACAGGAACGTAGATTGTTTCCTCCCTCACAAGCTCAACAGGAGTTGGAGGCAAAACTGGTAGAGAGACACCCTTTCCAGTTAATTCTGAGATCCATTGCTCTAAACTGACCTGCCTCATACCAGACGTTTCCACCATTTCAGATTGTTCTAGGAACTGCAGTTGAGTCGTCTCCTCTCCCTCGTTCTCAAACTCTGACACCACCACGGCAGAGCCGTCGGCAGTGAGGTAGATCTGCTGGACTTCACAGATGCCCGAGTCTTTCTCTTCACAAAGTTCCTCTTCTTGTTGTAAACCGTCCTCTGCTTCTTCATTGGCAGCTATCTCTGTGAACTCCTCGCTGTCAGCTAAAGGCTCAGGCTCTTCTGTGTAACTCTGAGAGGGGCTCATTATGGCAATGGCCGCGTGATCAGATTCTGATTGATTCTCGTTGCCTTCTGATTCAACGATAATCGTTTCTTGTGCAATGGAAGTGGGGGGTTCCTCGTGCTCAATGGTAATGTCAGGGGAGATCGTTTCTTGTACGATTGGATGAGGCAAGCAAACTACTTCAGCTGTAGAAGGGATGGACACTgcacaaaagaaaagaaaaccctTAGAAAATTCATACCCTTAGTTttacaataataacaataaaaccaATACAACTTTGTGTTCATAGATGAATCTCACAAAAACATGTTCAGGTCACAATTTAAGTAAGCGATGTCTGTGAAACGCCCTTGAAAGTGGATCGGGCTGAGCACCACAACACACTttttagccaatcagcagttgGGGGCGGGTCTGCTAATGATATAGGAGGAGAGACTGATCAAGAGAGATATTTGAAGAAAGAGACATGACagagacattacaaaagagaaaagTTCAGAGGGGTTATGATCAGGCAAGAGCTTTAGGACCCACATTAATATTAGAAAAGCTTTTTTTAGAGACCTACGCTGGAAGGCCTGGAAACATAACTGAGTAACATTGGTTTTGCTATGGATCACAGAAGTAACATAAGCCGTTGTTGTAATGTTGGCTATAGTAACAGGACAGTTTAGAGTGTCATTGAAGCATTATTTTGCTTAGCTTCAGCTATGATAGAGACATCCACTCTTTTTAGGGGCAGAGCAATGAAGAGAGGGGTGGGTGTCTTTGTTTTAGCTGATTTCAAATATCGacagtgtttctcagaaatcgcttactgcacttttaaaataataaaagacaatAAAGTATTATAAATTACAATTTGCTTAATTGTCGCACACTAAtgtcaatgcaaaaaaaaaagaatttacaAGATGTTTCATAAGTTTCATATTAATTCAATATCTCAATGTTTGATTCAGTTATTCAATACATGCCAACAAATGTGGTACAGTAGCAACAGTAAAGCTCACTTTCATTGATATCTCCCGGAGAGTGCTCAttgttttttgcatgcaatctTCTGGTTTTGAAGTGCTGGAGCACATCCTTTATCTCAACTGGATCTGAGAGTGGCTGCACAATCTCCTCCATCATCGAGAGGCCACCACAAAGCCGTGAGGCTGTCTGAGAAAGTCATCAGATTTCAGATCAGTAACCCTGAATGTTACAATGTCCTGAGAATGGACAGAAGGTTTTACCTGCTCTACTTATCTTGAaactggattaaaaaaaaaatacatgataCAGATAATGAATTATGAAATCTTTAAATGAGGACACACCTCTTTAAGGTTGGGCACTGGCAGCAGATCTTCCACCCGAGAGAGGAACTCCCATGCAAGGCTCTGTAATACGGCATCATATCCTGAGCCATATTCTACAGGGAAGACATGCTGAAGAGAGAGAAGCCAAGGTGAAACATGGAAAGACATAATTTTCAAGCATTGTTTTCACAGAAAGATGCAGCAAAAGCCTAACCTGGATGAAATTATCTTTCTTTTCGGTGTCCTCTAAAATGCCGTGGACCATTCTAATGAATTTGTTATTGatgatttcactttccacatctttACACTGCAACAAATTGAAATCAAAGAAACAAGACACTGATACATATACAACTGAAATATAATTTCTGAATATGTTCAGCGCAATTACAATAAAATTACTTTATGAGTGAGATTTCGAAGAGAATCAAGATGTGCCTGAATGATCCACAGATCTGGCATTTTATCTTTCAGACAAAGCTCCAAGATCACCtaaaagtaaagaaaaaaaatattgatactgatataaaaaaacaaaaacaaaaaaagattttgcTCAAATAAGATTTACCTTTTTACGCAGGTGAAATATCAGTTTATTAACCAGACTTCGACTCATGATGTCTGGAACGGTCTCGGTCACCAGCATTACAAATTGCTCCAGCTTCCCGTACTGTGTCACATTACGACGCTGAATAACCTGCCATAGAAACGCTGACATCAGCCGAAGAGGCGGCACAACCAGACGCAGGGCAGAGAGAGGGAGAGCAGGGAGTGcttgaggggaaaaaagaggaaaataaAGCAAGTTAATTATCAGTAGACAAAATAAAGAGATTTTCATATTTCTGAAAAAAGTTgttgtgatttatttaaattgtaattctgATGTATAGTGTACAATAATTATTGCTATTATGAAGAAGTTAACAGTCAGATACACAATGTATCTTTTTATAGGTATAGGTTTTAtgcaataattaatttaatgccaTGCCCACGTCAAAGAAGAAATCAGATTCAGCTTAGtgttaatgttaaataaatctATAACCTGTGTgtaaatttttcatgttgcacaTTAAACTTTACATGCATGCTAAAAACTTCATACTTAAGAATTAAACTTAACAAAaacaactttaatcatattttataactacaaacaaattataattaataatataaatagtacTATaatcagaaaatgtatttgaataaaCTATAATAATGCACTTTTTTAATGGCAACTAATTCAGCATAACATCATTTAGAAATACTTTATTACAACAATACAGTTTAAGTAATGGCAAATTACAATAATTTACTTTAATTTGCCTGGACcttcttaaaataataatataaacaagtgTAATTTGAGTTGTGTGAGTAACTTTAATAGGATTGGTTGTGCTAGCTTCACTCTCTTAGCATTTAGCTGACAAGCTACAAAATACTCACCCGCCTCGCGACTCTCTACGTTAAGGATTTCCATTGTTTAAGGCTAgactaaatctatatttgtctttTAGTTAAACTCTCGGCGCCTTATATTACTGACTTATACCATAATAGCGGTTAAACGCACTGGCTAACTACTGTCGTGAAGTTGACCGAAGCAACGAACAACAACGCTCGGCCGGGATACCGGAAGTAGCCGGAAGTGGGTCTTTATTtcgcgtttttttttttttttaaataatgtttggaCTTGTCGTGCGCGACACCGCATCAGGTCTGGCGGATGCAGTGTCCTACGTTGCCACctgttgtaaaataaaatgtgtctaTTTATATCTTTGCGAGCGTTAAAAGGATACAGATTATACGTAAAGTCAAGTTTACTCCAACAAGAATTTGTAAGTAGAATCAAAAATGGAACACATGAATAGAAAACAGAAGACAACATTTTGTGCATATTTCGGACTTACTTAAAAAATAACTGATGACTTTTCAAAACAGTTGGAAGatacagtacatacatacatactgttataataaaacatatatatcttaaataaattataaaaacaatGAACCACAATATTGGATCTCTTCTCTCACATTTTCTGTCCCCTCTCCTTTTTGGAGAGCCCATCATTGCCTTTTATTGGCAGATGTATTTTCTGAGATACCTCCATTCATAAACATTAATTTGAGGGAGAAACAAAGGGTTTTGTGGGAGGAGGAATGATAGAAAAGGGGAGCCACATTTCCCAAGCTTTTTCAAACGTCTGTTGAGGGAGATACTGCTCTATTCATAGATTTTATAAATGTGGATCATCACCATTAAGGGGGGATACTGAGTGTTTTGTCGtgtgcaatgcatgcaaaaggtCAATGTCTCGCTGACGAAGTGTGTAGGATAAACAAAAATATCAACtgtgaatttaaaaaaaggttttgcTAATAAGTTGCTTAAAAGTTTTTAAGCTAACTGTCAAGAGAGGAGGTTAGAGAATTTGTGTTGCTTGAAGATGTTTCATCGGCTTAGTAGTGAGGcctgttatttttgtatttttcagtttttcatggTCTGGATTAACTGGAGTACATGGACCTTGTCAGTAGTAAAAGTAAAGGTATGTAGATTTTCATTCTTGTGTTTGTGCTTAAATGCTTCAAATATGTTATTTagacaaatatataaattgtgcCTCTGtatgaattatttatttatttaataataattaaataaaacatactCAATTCTGCTTATGATTTAATCACAGAGAATGTGCATATcgtttgcactttattttaaggtgtcactgTTGCAGCAttgcagtgtaattatatatttaactaCTGAGGTTGAGGgtaattattcatttattaaaattttctgttattatgttaatgtaaaatatttaacaaggacactgtaaaatagttACCTGAATATCTATCACAGGATAGCAAATTTAGTATtcatataaatcaatatatgatataaaatttgtccttgtccttgaatataaacacaaacacacatactatAGCAGGAATGAGTAGTGCTGGATATCTACAAGATTTAATCTAAAAAATAATCAATACCAGTGTTGTAAAGACATTTGATTATTAAAGGCCTATTAAAGCCACATATCGATCAGAACAGACATTTATGACCCTGAACCGGGGCGGTGGGGCTCTTGCATTTGTAGAGGGAGCTCAGGGTGGTGTGGGTTAACAGCATCATAGCCATATAATCACCAACCCCCCCTCCCCCTATATATTTTGAGAGACGCAGTACAGGCAGACGACCACTGCAGCAGCAAGAGAGTGTAAGAAATGTCGCAAATAAACATCGAAATACTGCTGAGAGAGGACGGAAAATCTGCAGACGAAGATAAGCGTGCCATGCGTTCATCCAAAGAAGATTTATGATGAAATGAGGGTGTGAATAGGCACTGGAGGGTTGATGAGCAGCCATAAAGCATGAGGAAGGACGTATTCAAGAGAGGAGAAACAAAGGGAGgagtaaaagagagagagagtgaaatgGTGGTAGATAAAGACGAGGCCATGAGCTCTGCGCCGCCTTACGACTCGCTGTCAGCTCGGCCAAGTCCCTGCCGTACAAAGGAGTGGGAGCGAGAGTTGCACGCTAATCAAAGACTGTCTTCGCCTCTACGACCGTCTCTATCCTCTGTTTCCCGTCGGCCTTCGGCACTCCCTGGCTATCTGCTCTCACCCTCCCGAGATTACGCTGACCAGCAGCAACGTCTTTCGTTATCGCTGTGCTCAGAGGCCTCGCTGGCGCCCCCTGTGCCTGCAGTTGGTGCTGCCCCACCGTGCTGCCGGGCGGTGGGAGTCATGCCCTTGCTGCGCCTCGCACTCCTGATTTTCAGCTTTCTTTTTTGGGCAGCAGGCCTTGCGATCTTCACCCTGGGCATATGGGCGCAGGCTTCACTGTCCGACTATATGCTACTATCAGCGAACCGCTACCCTAACGCACCCATCGTCCTGTTAGGCACAGGTGCTGCTGTGACCGCCTGGGGCTTTTTAGGATGCTTGGGAGTGGCTGCAAACCTTCCTTGCCTTCTGCGGGCGTATGGCTTCTTCCAGTTGGTCACACTCATAGGTGGACTAGCGGCGGGTCTCTCAGGGCTCTTCTACAGGGAGGATATCGCTGAAGGTTTTCGTAGCGGACTTCAGAAAGCTGTATTGGACTATGGAGTAGACGAGGGCCGCGCCGACGCGCTGGACAGCCTTCAGAGGGCGCTAGAGTGCTGTGGTGCTGAGGGTTGGCGTGATTGGCTAATGTCTGATTGGGCTATCGAAGATGCTATGTATTCAACAGGAAGTTTGGGGAATGATTCCTCCGCTGTGTCTTTACCAGACAGCTGCTGCATAAAACGCAAAGGCTGCCGCAACAGACCGTTGCCAGAGAATGGAGAGAGGAACATCGAGCTAGCAGGGATTCATGCTCGCGGTTGTTTCCGCAAAGTCTTCAGTTTGGTAAATGACAACGTCTTTCACATTGCAGCAACAGTCCTGGGCCTTGCTTTCATCCAGGTGGCAGGTATAGCCCTCGCATGTCTGCTTGCCAATCGCCTTTCGCCCAGACTGCGAAGACAAGCCCGTTGAAATAAAAAGCATTGTGTATTTTCCTTGGCCTGGGCTTTTGTATTACTTGCTGCCGTGTCATGCGTTTAGATCAATTTATAAGGAAGAAACCAGTCAACATTTTATGgacaaatgcaaaaataaataaacatccaAAATACTGCAATGGTAGagcataatttaaatatttatgcatTCTTTGATTGTTGCATGACTCTGAATGATGTGTTTTTGTCCAATAGTTATCCAAAGTAAAACAAAGTCAAGAGATATATATGTAGACGTGAATGGTATCTCTGTGATATGTTTGATATATAAGTTAGGCATTCAGTTTTATTCGATTATGTATAAAAAAAGTTAGAAATAGTCTATATGCCTTGTTTAATATGTATTCTATAAATTGTTTTTTTCTATTAATAATAACCCATTAGAAATGTTACACTGATTGTAGTCCATgggtttaattaattattaggtTTCTAAACTCTTGCTATTGAATGCTTCTCTGGCAGTTAATTGTAATTGTACATTGATTATATAAATATgttcatttaaaagaaaaaactttctaaaaaaaagatTGTATAATAACTATATAATTCATAATTGTGAATTGTTGCTTGCAACCCATTTCATTTAATATTCTGAAATGAGAAATGTGCATGgcggaatgttttttttatttattggaaATGATTGGATCCTGAAAAATGCAGTCATCCAGATTGAATGTAAGTttaaaaacaccaaataaaaaaagaaaagaaaagaaaaaacgaTAACATTTAAACTTCAACACAATCTACTGAAACCATGTATGCACCGCTTCATCTGGTTGTGTGGTACATTTTATTGTACATGAATggatgttttttgtgttttatgttaTGCACAAATTTATGTTTTGATTCCTCAAAGGTGGCTGACCGAaccacaattttcattttcaaacaaGCTTATTTATGAGGGTCTGTATTTCTTTATCACAACCCCTGCTGCAATTACAAGCAAGCAATGAATCACTGGAATCTGGGACAGGCCCTGTATCTTTAATGACCTGCCACATAGTGAATTGAAAGCCATCTCAACCGGCAAACCTTTAGATTCCTCAGATGACTCTTGCTGTAAAATGTATTAGGCTGCCAGTGATAGTATACGGCAGACGGTAATAGGAAGAATATTTGAGATAAACATacagattgatggatggatggatttgtTGTGGTTTACTTTACTGTGTGCATGTGGTGTTGAGTCATTAATACCCTGAAGGATTATGTTATTCAGAGCACCTGCAGACGGTTCACAGGGCAAGACGAACTTTCATTAGTATCAGAATGGCCCAAAGTCTCACCCCACTGCAAAGGCTTAAGTTCAACAACGTTGCATTAAAAACACTGCCGCTGGATTCATCACTAAAACCGGGCTCACGCACCGTGACAGCAGCGTGTTTTTCCCGTGTCGAACCGCAGCCGCTGCTCAAGCCCACAATCGTCGCGTTATCCGAACCGGCACTTGCTTTACTAGGACTGAACGCAGGCGACGTCTTACGTGACCCGCACGGGGCAGAATATCTGAGCGGGTCTCGGGTGATACCGGGCTCTGAACCCGCTGCGCACTGCTACTGCGGACACCAGTTCGGTCAGTTCGCTGGGCAGCTCGGTGACGGTGCTGTGTGTTATCTGGGGGAGGTGGAGACCGGTGCTGAGCAGACTTCTGACCCGACCAGCTCAAGCCCCTGTGGTCGGTGGGAAATTCAAGTTAAAGGCGCTGGACGGACGCCTTATTCTCGGTACCGTTACTTTGGCTTCACTGCATTTAACTAATAGCCCATATTGAGTATAATACGTATTAAAATAGGCTAACAAAAAAGGTTTTAGCTTTTGaaaattttgtttgttaaaaataaGAGTTTTATGATGCATAAAAgcactaaaaatatataaatatggtTTAGGCTACGTTATGTTTTAAGCCTACTGAATTTTTGGTTTTAGCAATCAAAGTAGATCACAATTaaatacactttaaaatgaaaattaacccatgatttactcgtc harbors:
- the si:dkey-14d8.1 gene encoding uncharacterized protein si:dkey-14d8.1, which codes for MEILNVESREAALPALPLSALRLVVPPLRLMSAFLWQVIQRRNVTQYGKLEQFVMLVTETVPDIMSRSLVNKLIFHLRKKVILELCLKDKMPDLWIIQAHLDSLRNLTHKCKDVESEIINNKFIRMVHGILEDTEKKDNFIQHVFPVEYGSGYDAVLQSLAWEFLSRVEDLLPVPNLKETASRLCGGLSMMEEIVQPLSDPVEIKDVLQHFKTRRLHAKNNEHSPGDINEMSIPSTAEVVCLPHPIVQETISPDITIEHEEPPTSIAQETIIVESEGNENQSESDHAAIAIMSPSQSYTEEPEPLADSEEFTEIAANEEAEDGLQQEEELCEEKDSGICEVQQIYLTADGSAVVVSEFENEGEETTQLQFLEQSEMVETSGMRQVSLEQWISELTGKGVSLPVLPPTPVELVREETIYVPVIERPPSVKSIIHRKSSPPRAALSKKAVAASSDSQTTQEEKRHACSECHKEFRFECLLRNHMRTHTGERPFQCSDCGKSFRCLSFLTNHIKTHSLTRPFKCLQCVKTFRKKADLIKHIRVHTGEKPYKCTICGKSFSQGSYLKIHRECHTSENLHQCPHCDKSFPTAFKLSIHVRYHSMERSYQCNQCGKSFIYASLLRRHKGYHAGERQYLCSICGKSFVYMFDLKKHQRNHERPRVKIPCTLCHKTFAGPEMLRCHLRIHTGERPFRCKICGKAFSQIGNMKRHERVHTGERPFTCERCGKTYKHSSHLKNHMLSHTGERPWQCSHCGRSFKFAGPLKKHERIHLSERGNRRRTYDQTRGRVKHEPKSP
- the LOC137049568 gene encoding tetraspanin-7-like, encoding MRKDVFKRGETKGGVKERESEMVVDKDEAMSSAPPYDSLSARPSPCRTKEWERELHANQRLSSPLRPSLSSVSRRPSALPGYLLSPSRDYADQQQRLSLSLCSEASLAPPVPAVGAAPPCCRAVGVMPLLRLALLIFSFLFWAAGLAIFTLGIWAQASLSDYMLLSANRYPNAPIVLLGTGAAVTAWGFLGCLGVAANLPCLLRAYGFFQLVTLIGGLAAGLSGLFYREDIAEGFRSGLQKAVLDYGVDEGRADALDSLQRALECCGAEGWRDWLMSDWAIEDAMYSTGSLGNDSSAVSLPDSCCIKRKGCRNRPLPENGERNIELAGIHARGCFRKVFSLVNDNVFHIAATVLGLAFIQVAGIALACLLANRLSPRLRRQAR